A single Argentina anserina chromosome 7, drPotAnse1.1, whole genome shotgun sequence DNA region contains:
- the LOC126802147 gene encoding uncharacterized protein LOC126802147, translating into MQSEEQQDCSAATCEGKKCRLKFNGIQSEIECVHFSKPSAKKKLVATGATLTTIILLVSMGVIFVMYRSDKKEKENQLKM; encoded by the exons ATGCAGTCAGAAGAGCAACAAGACTGTTCAGCAGCAACATGT GAGGGTAAGAAGTGTCGTTTGAAGTTCAACGGCATCCAAAGTGAAATTGAGTGTGTTCATTTTAGTAAACCAA GCGCAAAAAAGAAATTAGTGGCTACAG GTGCAACGCTGACTACAATCATCCTATTAGTTTCGATGGGTGTAATATTTGTTATGTATCGCTCTGATAAGAAGGAAAAAGAGAATCAACTGAAaatgtga